The Streptomyces sp. HUAS MG91 sequence AGGAGACGTACGACATCGTGCGCGACGTCGTCGCCGACCTCGGCCTCGGGCTCGTCCGCATGGAGCAGCGCAGGCACCACATCGCGGAGGTCTTCCGGCCCGCGGCCGAGGCCGCCACCGAGGAGCCGGTCACCGAGCGCGCCGCGGCCTGGGCCGCCACCGCCGCCGCACAGCAGACGGGAGGCGCGCGCGATGAGCGTTGAGCCTTTGAGCACCCAGATCCACAACATCGGCTACCGCCACTACGACGGCCCGCGCCTGGGCCGCGCGTACGCCCGCCGCTCGCTCTTCTCGCAGAGCCTGCGCGGCGCGTACGGCCTGGGCCGCTCGGCCAAGTCGAAGGTGCTGCCGATGCTGCTCTTCGTCGTGATGTGCGTGCCCGCGCTGATCATGGTCGCGGTCGCCGTCGCCACCAAGGCGAAGGACCTCCCGCTCGACTACACGCGCTACGCGATCGTCCTCCAGGCGGTCATCGGCCTCTACGTCGCCTCGCAGGCGCCGCAGGCCGTCTCGCGCGACCTGCGCTTCAAGACGGTCCCGCTCTACTTCTCGCGCCCCATCGAGCGCGTCGACTACGTGGCGGCGAAGTACGCGGCCATGGCGTCGGCCCTGTTCATCCTCACGGCGGCGCCGCTGATCGTCCTCTACGTAGGCGCTCTGCTCGCCAAGCTGGACTTCACCGAGCAGACCAAGGGATTCGGCCAGGGACTGGTGTCCGTGCTGCTGCTGTCGCTGCTCTTCGCCGGGATCGGCCTGGTCGTGTCCGCCGTCACGCCGCGCCGCGGCTTCGGCATCGCCGCCGTCATCGCCGTCCTGACCATCTCCTACGGAGCGGTCTCCACGGTCCAGGCCATCGCCGACACGCGGGACAACGGCTTCGCGGTGTCCTGGCTCGGCCTCTTCTCCCCGATCACCCTCATCGACGGCGTACAGACCGCCTTCCTGGGCGCCACGTCCGCCTTCCCGGGCGCGCACGGTCCCTCCGCCGGCCAGGGCGTGGTCTATCTGCTCGTCGTCCTCGGGCTCATCGCCGGCTCCTACGGCCTGCTGATGCGCCGCTACCGGAAGGTCGGACTGTGACCGCCATCGAAATCGACCACGTCTCCCGGTGGTTCGGCAACGTCGTCGCCGTCAACGACGTGACGATGACCATCGGCCCCGGCGTCACCGGCCTCCTCGGTCCGAACGGGGCGGGAAAGTCCACGCTGATCAACATGATGGGCGGCTTCCTCGCCCCGTCGAACGGCACGGTCACGCTCGACGGACAGCCGATCTGGCGCAACGAACAGATCTACCGCCACATCGGCATCGTCCCCGAGCGCGAGGGGATGTACGACTTCCTCACGGGCGCCGAATTCGTCGTGGCCAACGCCGAGTTGCACGGCCTCGGCAAGAAGGAGGCGCAAGCGGCGCTCGCCACCGTCGAGATGGAGTACGCGCAGGACCGCAAGATCTCGACGTACTCCAAGGGCATGCGGCAGCGCGTGAAGATGGCCTCCGCGCTGGTCCACAACCCGTCGGTGCTGCTCCTGGACGAGCCGTTCAACGGCATGGACCCGCGCCAGCGCATGCAGCTGATGGACCTGCTGCGACGCATGGGCGACGAGGGCCGCACGGTGCTGTTCTCCTCGCACATCCTCGAAGAGGTCGAGCAGTTGGCCTCCCACATCGAGGTGATCGTCGCCGGACGGCACGCGGCCAGCGGCGACTTCCGCAAGATCCGCCGGCTGATGACCGACCGGCCGCACCGCTATCTGATCCGCTCCAGCGACGACCGGGGCCTCGCCGCCGCGCTGATCGCGGACCCGTCGACAGCGGGGATCGAAGTCGACCTGAAGGAAGGCGCGTTGCGGATCCAGGCCGTCGACTTCGGCCGGTTCACGACGCTGTTGCCGAAGGTCGCGCGCGAGCACGGCATCCGCCTGCTCACCGTCTCGCCGTCCGACGAGTCCCTCGAGTCCGTCTTCTCTTATCTGGTCGCGGCCTAGTCACGGCACAGGAGGCCCTGATGTACGACCCCACTGTCGCCCGGCTCACCTACCGGGCTCTGCTCGGCCGCCGCCGGGCCCTCATCCTCTTCGCGCTGCCACTGCTGCTCATCGTGATCTCCGGCCTGGTCCGCGCGCTCACCGGAGCCGACGACCAGACCGCCGCCGACGTGCTCGGCGGGTTCGCGCTCGCCACGATGGTGCCGCTGATCGGTGTCATCGCGGGCACCGGCGCGATCGGCCCCGAGATCGACGACGGATCGGTCGTCTATCTGCTGTCCAAGCCGGTCAAGCGGCCCACGATCATCTTCACCAAGCTCATCGTCGCCATCGCCGTGACCATGGTGTTCTCGGCCGTCCCGACCCTGATCGCGGGCCTGATCCTGAACGGGAACGGGCAGCAGATCGCCGTCGCCTACACGGTCGCCGCCCTGGTGGCCTCGATCGCGTACGCCGCGATCTTCCTGCTGCTCGGCACGGTCACCCGGCACGCCGTCGTCTTCGGGCTCGTCTACGCCCTGGTCTGGGAGGCGCTGTTCGGCTCGCTGGTGTCCGGGGCGCGCACGCTCAGCGTCCAGCAGTGGTCCCTCGCCGTGGCCCACAAGGTGACCGGCGGCGACCTCGTCACCTCGGACGTCGGGCTGCCGCTGGCCACGGTGCTGCTGGTGGCCGTGACCGTACTGGCGACCTGGTACGCGGGGCAGAAGCTGCGGTCGCTGACGCTGGCGGGAGAGGAGTAGATCCGGCCCCGGCGCCGGCCCGGCGCCGGCCCGGCATCGGCCTTGACGTCGATTTCACCCTCCCCCTTGCACACTGGTGGGAGGGTACGACGCCCGATATGTACTCGCTCTCGCCCGTCACGCCGATACGACACCCGAGGAGGACCGCCCATGGCCGGGGAGCACGATGCCTGGGACGACGTGGTCCTGGATGCCGACTTCATACGCGACGCGGAGGCGACCGAGCCGTCCGCGCGGGCCCGGATGCTCACGGCCCGGTGGAGCAGGGAGGCCCCCGAGCCGCAGCCCTGGCGGTCCGACAAGCCGCCGGCGGGATGGTTCTTCAGCAAGGCGCGGCGCGGGAAGTGGCGCCGCCGCCGCTGATCAGCGGCGATTAATTCGGTGGCGGTGAACTTGGCGCCGGTGCACAGTAGTTGTGTCACCGCGCCGGTGCCGTTCCTTCGCCACCGGCGTCCATCCACTGGGAGAGGAGCGCGACGATGTTGATCAGTAGTCCGTCGAGCTCCCGACAGGGCAGCCCGAGGCGGGCTCCGGAGTAGTCACTGCACTCCGTCGAGCCCCGCCCTGGGGGCGCTGCCCGGGGCGGCCGCTTCGAGCACGTGCCCTCCGCGGCGCGTGGGCCGCCCACCCGGAGGATTGGCCGAGTGGTAAGGCAGCGGCTTGCTAAGCCGTCGTCGGGGTTTGCCGCCCCGCGCGCGTTCGATCCGCGCATCCTCCACGAGTGCGCTGCGTCGGCTTGAGCGGTGTTCGGGCAGGCCTGCGGCCTGTTCGCGGCTGCTCGCCGTCGGCGGGTCAGGTGTGAGTCCGGCTGCCGGCCGGTGGGGCTTCTCGCGCAGTTCCCCGCGCCCCTTCGGGGCGCTTCTCAGGGTTCCAGCAGGCGTTCCAGGACGACTGCGATGCCGTCCTCCGCGTTGGAGGTCGTCACCTCGTCGGCCACGGCCTTGAGCTGAGTGTGGGCGTTGGCCATCGCGACGCCGTGGGAGGCCCAGCCGAACATCGGGATGTCGTTGGGCATGTCGCCGAACGCGATGGTGTCCGCGGCCTTCACGCCCAGCCTGCGGGCGGCCAGCGACAGGCCCGTGGCCTTGGACAGGCCCAGGGGGAGCAGCTCCACGATGCCCTCGCCCGCCATCGTGACGCCCACCAGATCGCCGGCCGTCGCCCGCGCGACCTCCGCGAGCTGGTCGTCGGTGAGGCCCGGGTGCTGCACGTACACCTTGTTCAGCGGCGCCGCCCACAGCTCGGAGACGTCCGTGAAGGGGATGGCCGGCAGGTGTCCCTCGCCGACCTCGTAGCCGGGGCCGACGATGACCTCGCCGTCGAGCCCGTCCCGGCTGGCGGCGAGCGCCAGCGGGCCGAGCTCCGCCTCGATCTTGGAGAGCGCGAGGCCCGCCAGCTGCCGGTCGAGCGTCACGGACGTGAGCAGCCGGTGCTCCCCCGCGTGGTACACCTGTGCGCCCTGGCCGCACACCGCGAGTCCCTCGTAACCGAGGTCGTCGAGGATGTGCCGGGTCCAGGGCACCGCCCTGCCGGTCACGACGATGTGCGCGGCACCCGCCGCGGTGGCCGCGACGAGCGCCTCACGCGTGCGCTCGGAGACGGTCTCGTCGGGTCGCAGGAGCGTTCCGTCGAGGTCCGTCGCGACGAGCTTGTACGGGAAGGCGGTGGCGGGGGGAGCGGGGTGGCTCACTTGGCGTTCGGCTCCAGGCTGTACAGGGGTGCAGGTGCGGGCCGCCGCGGAGTGCCGCGGCCCGCTGGGGTCTGCGCTTACTTGGGGTCCAGAGTGGTGCGTCCCCCAAGGTACGGCCGGAGCACCTCCGGGACGCGCACTGAGCCGTCGGCCTGCTGGTGGTTCTCCAGGATCGCCACGATGGTGCGCGGGACGGCGCACAGCGTGCCGTTCAGCGTCGCCAGCGGCTGCGTCTTCTTGCCGTCGCGCATCCGGATGGACAGGCGGCGCGCCTGGAAGCCGTCGCAGTTCGAGGCCGAGGTCAGCTCGCGGTACTTGCCCTGGGTCGGGATCCACGCCTCGCAGTCGAACTTGCGCGAGGCCGAGGAGCCGAGGTCACCGGTGGCGACGTCGATCACCTGGAACGGCAGCTCCAGGCCGGTCAGCCACTGCTTCTCCCACTCCAGGAGCCGCTGGTGCTCGTTCTCCGCGTCGTCGGGGTGGACGTACGAGAACATCTCGACCTTGTCGAACTGGTGCACGCGGAAGATGCCGCGGGTGTCCTTGCCGTACGTGCCCGCCTCGCGGCGGAAGCAGGGCGAGAAGCCGGCGTAGCGCAGCGGCAGCTGGTTCGCCTCGATGATCTCGTCCATGTGGTACGCGGCGAGCGGGACCTCGGAGGTGCCGACCAGGTAGTAGTCGTCCTTCTCCAGGTGGTACACGTTCTCCGCGGCCTGGCCGAGGAAGCCGGTGCCCTCCATGGCGCGCGGGCGCACCAGGGCGGGGGTCAGCATCGGCGTGAAGCCGGCCTCGGTGGCCTGCGCGATCGCCGCGTTGACCAGCGCCAGCTCCAGCAGGGCGCCGACACCGGTGAGGTAGTAGAAGCGCGAGCCCGAGACCTTCGCGCCGCGCTCGACGTCGATCGCGCCGAGCGCCTCGCCGAGCTCCAGGTGGTCCTTGGGCTCGAAGCCCTCGGCGCCGAAGTCGCGGATCGTGCCGTGCGTCTCCAGGACGACGAAGTCCTCCTCGCCGCCGCGCGGGACGTCGGGGTGCACGATGTTGCCCAGCTGGAGGGCGAGTCGCTGGGACTCCTCCTCCGCCTCGCGCTGCTCGGCCTCGGCCGCCTTCACGGCGGCGGAGAGCTCGCCCGTCTTCTTCAGCAGCTCCTGGCGCTCCTCGGGGGAGGCCTTGGGGATCAGCTTGCCGAGCGTCTTCTGCTCGTTGCGGAGTTCGTCGAAGCGGAGCCCGGACGACCTGCGCCGCTCGTCGGCGGACAGGACGGAGTCGACGAGCGCGACGTCCTCTCCACGGGCGCGCTGGGAGGCGCGAACACGGTCGGGGTCCTCACGGAGCAGGCGAAGGTCAATCACCCCTCCAGGCTACCGGTGCGCGGATCCGGCCCACGACCCGATATCCGGTGCGTCGCTTTATGCCCTATTTGCCGGAATGTGAATTACCTGCGGAAGCCCGAGTCAAGGGAAACGCCCGCTTTCCCTGGAAAGGAGCACTTCGGGCGCACCGCTTTGACCCGACTCCCTTGCGTGGAGGGGGACTTGGTCTTCCGTTGTCCACAGGAGTGCACAGGGTCACGGGGTTATCCACAGGCTGTGAGAAAGAGCTGTGGATGGCGGAAGAGATCATTCCGAAAGCCACATGTATCGCGAAGGATTCCCGTTCCAAACCCACTTCATACTCACTTTCGGGTGGAAGTGCTTCACTCCAAAGAGTTGATCAAGGGAAAAGGGTGGACGAGGGGTGACGTGCGTGGCTGTGGATGTACTTGTGGCCTGTAGGGCGATTTGTCGACCATGTCATGCCTTGCTGTCGACTTGTCCCCAGGTCGAGATGCTGACCTGTGGATAACTCTTGTGGACGAAGAAAATCCGCTGGTAGGACCGGACGCGGAGACAGAGCGAAGCCCCACCCGACGGTGGAGAACCCGGCCGGGGCTCAGCCGGTCCAGCCGGTCCAGCCGGTTCAGCCGGTTCAGCCGGTCCGGACGACCGGGTTGGTCGGGTGGGTCGGGTGGGTCAGAACCGTCCGTCCTGGCAGCGCGCCAGCCACTCCGACGCCGCCACGAACTCGCCGTCCGACGTCCCCGTACGCGGTTCCCGCACATCGGCGACCGCGACGCCGGCCCGCGGATACGAGCCGAGGAAACGGACCTGCGGGCATGCCCGCTTCAGCCCCATCAGCGCCTCGGCGACCCGGCGGTCGGAGATGTGCCCCTCCGCGTCGATCGCGAAGCAGTAGTCGCCGATGCCCTTCCCGGTCGGCCGGGACTGCAGCAGCATCAGGTTGACGCCGCGGATGGCGAACTCCTGGAGCAGCTCCATCAGCGCACCGGGGTGGTCCTCGCGCTGCCAGATGACCACCGACGTCTTGTCCGCGCCGGTCGGCGCCGCGGGCCGGGCCGGGCGGCCGACGAGCACGAACCGGGTCTGCGCGTTCTCCGCGTCGTGGATCTCGGTGACCAGCGGTTCGAGCCCGTACGTGGACGCCGCGAAGGCACCGGCGAACGCGGCGTCGAACCGGCCCTCCTGCACGAGCCGCGCCCCGTCCGCGTTCGACGCCGAGGACTCCCAGGTCACGTCCGGCATGTGGGCCCGCATCCAGTTGCGGACCTGCGGCTGCGCGGCCGGGTGCGCGGTGACCGTCTTGAT is a genomic window containing:
- a CDS encoding ABC transporter ATP-binding protein, producing the protein MTAIEIDHVSRWFGNVVAVNDVTMTIGPGVTGLLGPNGAGKSTLINMMGGFLAPSNGTVTLDGQPIWRNEQIYRHIGIVPEREGMYDFLTGAEFVVANAELHGLGKKEAQAALATVEMEYAQDRKISTYSKGMRQRVKMASALVHNPSVLLLDEPFNGMDPRQRMQLMDLLRRMGDEGRTVLFSSHILEEVEQLASHIEVIVAGRHAASGDFRKIRRLMTDRPHRYLIRSSDDRGLAAALIADPSTAGIEVDLKEGALRIQAVDFGRFTTLLPKVAREHGIRLLTVSPSDESLESVFSYLVAA
- the serS gene encoding serine--tRNA ligase; amino-acid sequence: MIDLRLLREDPDRVRASQRARGEDVALVDSVLSADERRRSSGLRFDELRNEQKTLGKLIPKASPEERQELLKKTGELSAAVKAAEAEQREAEEESQRLALQLGNIVHPDVPRGGEEDFVVLETHGTIRDFGAEGFEPKDHLELGEALGAIDVERGAKVSGSRFYYLTGVGALLELALVNAAIAQATEAGFTPMLTPALVRPRAMEGTGFLGQAAENVYHLEKDDYYLVGTSEVPLAAYHMDEIIEANQLPLRYAGFSPCFRREAGTYGKDTRGIFRVHQFDKVEMFSYVHPDDAENEHQRLLEWEKQWLTGLELPFQVIDVATGDLGSSASRKFDCEAWIPTQGKYRELTSASNCDGFQARRLSIRMRDGKKTQPLATLNGTLCAVPRTIVAILENHQQADGSVRVPEVLRPYLGGRTTLDPK
- a CDS encoding ABC transporter permease subunit, coding for MSVEPLSTQIHNIGYRHYDGPRLGRAYARRSLFSQSLRGAYGLGRSAKSKVLPMLLFVVMCVPALIMVAVAVATKAKDLPLDYTRYAIVLQAVIGLYVASQAPQAVSRDLRFKTVPLYFSRPIERVDYVAAKYAAMASALFILTAAPLIVLYVGALLAKLDFTEQTKGFGQGLVSVLLLSLLFAGIGLVVSAVTPRRGFGIAAVIAVLTISYGAVSTVQAIADTRDNGFAVSWLGLFSPITLIDGVQTAFLGATSAFPGAHGPSAGQGVVYLLVVLGLIAGSYGLLMRRYRKVGL
- a CDS encoding ABC transporter permease, translated to MYDPTVARLTYRALLGRRRALILFALPLLLIVISGLVRALTGADDQTAADVLGGFALATMVPLIGVIAGTGAIGPEIDDGSVVYLLSKPVKRPTIIFTKLIVAIAVTMVFSAVPTLIAGLILNGNGQQIAVAYTVAALVASIAYAAIFLLLGTVTRHAVVFGLVYALVWEALFGSLVSGARTLSVQQWSLAVAHKVTGGDLVTSDVGLPLATVLLVAVTVLATWYAGQKLRSLTLAGEE
- a CDS encoding HAD family hydrolase; this encodes MSHPAPPATAFPYKLVATDLDGTLLRPDETVSERTREALVAATAAGAAHIVVTGRAVPWTRHILDDLGYEGLAVCGQGAQVYHAGEHRLLTSVTLDRQLAGLALSKIEAELGPLALAASRDGLDGEVIVGPGYEVGEGHLPAIPFTDVSELWAAPLNKVYVQHPGLTDDQLAEVARATAGDLVGVTMAGEGIVELLPLGLSKATGLSLAARRLGVKAADTIAFGDMPNDIPMFGWASHGVAMANAHTQLKAVADEVTTSNAEDGIAVVLERLLEP
- the pheA gene encoding prephenate dehydratase, whose translation is MPASYAYLGPEGTFTEVALRTLPEAATRELAPMVSVPAALDAVRSGEAEAAFVPIENSVEGGITTTLDELVAGAPLMIYREVLLDITFALLVRPGTKLGDIKTVTAHPAAQPQVRNWMRAHMPDVTWESSASNADGARLVQEGRFDAAFAGAFAASTYGLEPLVTEIHDAENAQTRFVLVGRPARPAAPTGADKTSVVIWQREDHPGALMELLQEFAIRGVNLMLLQSRPTGKGIGDYCFAIDAEGHISDRRVAEALMGLKRACPQVRFLGSYPRAGVAVADVREPRTGTSDGEFVAASEWLARCQDGRF